Proteins encoded together in one Amblyomma americanum isolate KBUSLIRL-KWMA chromosome 1, ASM5285725v1, whole genome shotgun sequence window:
- the LOC144104141 gene encoding uncharacterized protein LOC144104141: protein MPEQVASPEGTSVLQDASRLRTVAVGSSSPPSRTGWWWPPGSGLCLIGRKSQLGGSSTGPPLLGELRGDGDAHRIDVRMRRSDLRSPQIPHHRSGRLPQQHGQQVTRRSAARSPLLRRFIYAIAIDLSVVFPLPLK from the exons atgcCGGAACAGGTGGCGAGCCCCGAAGGGACCTCAGTGTTACAGGATGCTTCGAG GCTGAGAACGGTGGCCGTTGGGTCCAGCTCACCACCTTCAAGAACCGGCTGGTGGTGGCCTCCTGGAAGCGGGCTCTGTTTAATCGGCAGGAAGTCCCAGCTGGGCGGCAGTTCCACTGGACCGCCGCTTCTCGGGGAGCTCAGAGGGGACGGTGATGCACACAGGAtcgatgtgcgcatgcgccggaGCGACCTGCGCTCCCCCCAGATCCCGCACCACCGTTCCGGCCGGCTCCCGCAGCAGCACGGCCAACAAGTCACCAGGCGAAGCGCTGCCAGAAGCCCGCTCCTGCGCCGCTTCATCTACGCCATCGCCATCGACCTGTCGGTGGTGTTTCCCCTGCCGCTGAAATAA